CTCTTTGTCGGCAGCAAGGCGAAGATGATCGATAAGCAGGGAGAAGGCCGACAACGTGAAATTCTCTGCCAGAATAATTCCGACACGAAGGCTTGGGGTTTCCGTTGGTAGCGACTGTTTCCGTTGCAACATACTGCACCTCCAGCCGTTCAAAGCCCGGACGACTGATTATCGTCGGTTTATTTGTTTTGACTTTAGAACGAATGAAGGGTCGTCAACAAATGCTTTTTCAAACTGCAGGATATCGCCGGACAGACTTGCGCAAAACCGACAGAGTGCATCTGAACCGCGACACGCATGCTCTTGGCGGAGTGCGTGTCGCCTTCATCTTGTGTCAGGCTGTGACCTGCCGCTCCCATTCCGGGAGATTGTAATAATTGGAGATTCTCGACACCTTCCCGTCACGCACGGAGAAGAATGCTCCGGCTGGCAGAAGATAGGTCTGACCCTTCGCCTCAGGCAGCCCGTCATCTGTCGAGAGATATTCTCCATGTACCATGAACTCTGCGGCGGCGCGCGTGCCGTCCTCGTTCACCATCACCGCGATGTCGGCAATGGTTTCCTTGTAGCAGCGGTCCATGCGCCCCAGAAAAGCGCGGAACGTCTCCTTCCCGACCTCTCTTCCGCCCTGATTGATGTCATGGATGACGTCGTCGGTGAGCAATGCGAGGAAGTCATCGCGGTTTCCGGCGTTGAAAGTTGCGTAGTAGGACTCGATCAGTGTCCGGGTCATAGCCTGTGTCATGGTAGATCCTGAAATCTTGTGAGAAAGCCGATGAGAGTCAATGTTTATAGATTGGGAACTGAGCACAGAGCGCCTTGACGCGTTCGTGGACGGCGTTCTCGACGGCGGCGTCCCCCTCGCCGCCGGACGCGGCCAGCGCGGTCAGAACCTCGTCGATCATCTCGCCCACCTGACGGAACTCGGCCTCGCGGAAACCACGCGCCGTCGCCGCCGGGCTGCCCAGACGGATGCCTGACGTGATCGCAGGTTTCTCCGGGTCGAACGGCACGGCGTTCTTGTTCGCCGTGATGCCCGCGCGCTCCAGAGCCTTCTCCGCGATCTTGCCCGTCACCTTCTTCGGACGCAGATCAACCAGCAGCAGATGGCTGTCCGTGCCGCCGGTCACGAGGTCGAAGCCACGCGCCACCAGCGTCTCGCCCAGCACCTTCGCGTTGGCGGCGACGGCCTTCTGATACTCGGCAAACTCCGGCTTCAGCGCCTCGCCGAACGCGACGGCCTTGGCGGCGATCACGTGCATCAGCGGGCCGCCCTGCAGGCCGGGGAACACGGCGGAGTTGATCTTCTTGGCCAGCGCCTCGTCGTTCGTCAGGATCAGGCCGCCGCGCGGACCGCGCAGGGTCTTGTGCGTCGTGGTCGTGACGATGTCGGCGTGCGGGATCGGGCTCGGATACAGGCCGGCCGCCACCAGACCGGCGAAGTGCGCCATATCGACCATCAGGAAAGCGCCGACCTCGTCAGCGATCCTGCGGAAGCGGGCGAAGTCGATGATCCGCGGATAGGCGGAGCTGCCGGCGACGATCAGCTTCGGCTTGTGCTCGCGGGCGAGGGATTCCATCTCTTCGTAGTCGAGATGGCCGTCCTGCTGGCGCACGCCATACTGCACGGCGTTGAACCATTTGCCGGAATAGTTCGGGGCCGCGCCGTGTGTGAGATGGCCACCGGCGGCGAGGCTCATGCCCAGCACCGTGTCGCCCGGCGCCACGACGGCCATGAAGGCCGCCTGGTTGGCGTTGGCGCCCGAGTGCGGCTGCACGTTGGCGAAGCCCGCGCCGAACATCTTCCTGGCGCGTTCGATGGCCAGCGTCTCGACCTTATCGACCTCGGAGCAGCCGCCATAGTAGCGGCGACCCGGGTAACCCTCGGCGTATTTGTTCGTCAGAACGCTGCCCTGAGCCTGAAGAACAGCCTCCGACACCATGTTCTCCGACGCAATCAGCTCGATCCCGTCGCGCTGACGCTCGAACTCGCTCGCAATCGCCGACGCAACTTCCGCGTCAACAGATGCCAGCGAAGATTGAAAAAAACTCTTCAATGTGTCGGTGCTCATGATCTTTGCCGTACCTTAAAAATGGAGTTCGGAAGTCAGGGAGTGCGATGCCACTCTTTGGCCTGCGTCATTTCATGAAAATATACGAGCATCGAGGGGTTCGAGACTTTTATATTTGCGACGTCTGTTTGCCCGGAAGCGCGGTAATCGTCAGACTTTCGAGAAAGGATTGCTTCCTGCTGGTGGCACGACACTTGGCCAGTCCCGGCAGTTGCGAACCGCCCCGTTTTCCCGCACTTCATCCAGCCTGTCAGGTGTCAGCGTGACAAAGATCCAGCCTCCCTGATCGAGTGCTCCTTCCGCAATGACACCATCATCGGGGAAACCCCGATCGACGGGTCCATAAACACCCGCGCAGCCATGATTCTCGTCCAGCGTGGCCAGCCATGGCGCATCACCAACAGTTGGTGAAACCGCCACGAAGCACTGGTTTTCCAGTGCGCGGGCCTGTGCGGAAATCTTCACGCGGTTGAAACCATGCATGGAATCCGTGCAGGTGGGCACAAGGATCAGCCACGCGCCGGCTTCAACCTGCGACCGCGCCAGCATTGGAAATTCCGAATCATAGCAGACGGAGGTTCCAATAAACCCCCATGGCGTTTCGAACACGCCGGGTGTATCGCCGGCTTTCACACCCCATGATTCGGTTTCGAACCGGGTCATGACGTGCTTGTCCTGAAACGCCACGGAGCCATCAGGTGCGATCAGCGGAGCACGATTCCGCACTCCGGCTGCTTCCGGACGAGGTAATGTGCCCGGCATCAGCCAGACCGAATGCTTTTTCGCGGCCTCACGCATGATGGCGAGAATGGCGTCACTGTGCGCACACATCGCATCCAGTTCGGCGGAGGGATCTGGTTCTTTCGTGACGGCGGCAGCGGCTTCCATGCAGGAATATTCAGGCATCAGCAGGAGGTCGGCCTGCGCAGCGCCTTCGGCCACCAGATGGTCAAGATGGCTGGCATAGTCGTCAAGAGAGCTGATTTTTGCGACTTTCCAGGCGAGAACACCTAGTCGAAGAGGTTTGTTCATCAATCCTCGTCCTGATCATTGTGCAGAAGCGCCGCTGGAATCGGGTCGCCTCTGAGTGATTTGATATGAAAATCGAGAAGATGGTCGCGTTGACCGGGCACACCCGGTTCCTTCCAGTCCAGATGGCAGAAAACACCAGGAAGAGGGGTAAAACCACGTTTCACCCAAAAATTTGCAAGTGATTTTGCATTCTCCGGACGACGGGGATCGGTTTTCCAACGTCGCACAGCACAGAATACCGCAAATGGTGCGTTGCTGGCGGAGCGTGCGTGACGTTCGCGCTCATCGAAAAAACGCACACCGATACCCTGCCCACGATAGGATTCCAGCAGGACGGATTCCCCGAAATAGAAGAAATCGTCTGTGGAAAGACTGCGTTCTTCAAAAGGCGCACGGATGCACGCCATCTCGTCTTTCAGGGGAAGGCAGGTCGAAGCCCCCACGACCCTGTCGCCATCCTTTGCCACGACAACCGCAGTGCCGGGGCTCTGTATGTAGGCGTGCAGATAATTCTCTTCATAGGCAAGATTCCCTTCATAGAGATAAGGCCATTCCCGGAAGATCGTGATCCGCAGGCGTGCGAGATCAGGGACAACTGAGAGAAGGTTTTCTCCGGTAAGGGTTTCAATAGTCACCGACATGACATTCGATTTCCCGTTTCCATTCCCGGCAGATCAGCGCTGCCCGGTTTCCCAGTGTGGCGCGACGTAATACGGCGCATACGATGGTGGCAGCATAGGCCGATTACGGATGTGATCGGCAGCTTTTTCTGCGATCATCGTCGTTGGTGCGTTGAGATTTCCATTGGTAACACATGGCATGACGGAAGAATCCACGACCCGTAGTCCTTCCACGCCGATGACCCGTGTTTCCGGATCGACGACCGCCATCGGATCATCAGAAGCGCCCATCTTGCAGGTGCAGGATGGATGGAGCGCGCTCTCAACTTTCTGACGAATAAACTCGTCAATCTGTTCGTCGGACGTGCAATCCTCGCCAGGTTGCAGTTCATGACCGTGGAAGGGCTGGAACGCCTCCTGATTGAACAGTTCGCGGGTCAGGCGTACGCAGGCGCGCATCTCTTCCCAGTCATCCGGGTGGCTCATATAGTTGAAGAGTATCTTCGGTTTATCCTCAGGATTTGCCGACTTGAGGCGTATATGACCCCGGCTTTTCGAACGCATCGGACCGACATGCGCCTGATAGCCGTGACCGGACGCCAGCCCCTTGCCGTCATAGGTGACAGCCAGCGGCAGGAAGTGAAACTGGATATCAGGGTAGGAGACGCCTGCCTTGCTGCGGATGAAGCCACAGCTTTCAAAATGGTTCGTGGCGCCCAGACCATCTTTCCGTAGAATCCACCGTAGCCCGATCTTCAGTTTCGCCAGCGGGCTCATGGCGGAATAGAGGGTGATAGGCTTCTTGCAGGCGATCTGGAAATAGAATTCGAG
The Acetobacter aceti genome window above contains:
- a CDS encoding carbon-nitrogen hydrolase family protein; this translates as MNKPLRLGVLAWKVAKISSLDDYASHLDHLVAEGAAQADLLLMPEYSCMEAAAAVTKEPDPSAELDAMCAHSDAILAIMREAAKKHSVWLMPGTLPRPEAAGVRNRAPLIAPDGSVAFQDKHVMTRFETESWGVKAGDTPGVFETPWGFIGTSVCYDSEFPMLARSQVEAGAWLILVPTCTDSMHGFNRVKISAQARALENQCFVAVSPTVGDAPWLATLDENHGCAGVYGPVDRGFPDDGVIAEGALDQGGWIFVTLTPDRLDEVRENGAVRNCRDWPSVVPPAGSNPFSKV
- the glyA gene encoding serine hydroxymethyltransferase, with protein sequence MSTDTLKSFFQSSLASVDAEVASAIASEFERQRDGIELIASENMVSEAVLQAQGSVLTNKYAEGYPGRRYYGGCSEVDKVETLAIERARKMFGAGFANVQPHSGANANQAAFMAVVAPGDTVLGMSLAAGGHLTHGAAPNYSGKWFNAVQYGVRQQDGHLDYEEMESLAREHKPKLIVAGSSAYPRIIDFARFRRIADEVGAFLMVDMAHFAGLVAAGLYPSPIPHADIVTTTTHKTLRGPRGGLILTNDEALAKKINSAVFPGLQGGPLMHVIAAKAVAFGEALKPEFAEYQKAVAANAKVLGETLVARGFDLVTGGTDSHLLLVDLRPKKVTGKIAEKALERAGITANKNAVPFDPEKPAITSGIRLGSPAATARGFREAEFRQVGEMIDEVLTALAASGGEGDAAVENAVHERVKALCAQFPIYKH
- a CDS encoding ketosteroid isomerase-related protein; this encodes MTQAMTRTLIESYYATFNAGNRDDFLALLTDDVIHDINQGGREVGKETFRAFLGRMDRCYKETIADIAVMVNEDGTRAAAEFMVHGEYLSTDDGLPEAKGQTYLLPAGAFFSVRDGKVSRISNYYNLPEWERQVTA
- a CDS encoding GNAT family N-acetyltransferase, with translation MSVTIETLTGENLLSVVPDLARLRITIFREWPYLYEGNLAYEENYLHAYIQSPGTAVVVAKDGDRVVGASTCLPLKDEMACIRAPFEERSLSTDDFFYFGESVLLESYRGQGIGVRFFDERERHARSASNAPFAVFCAVRRWKTDPRRPENAKSLANFWVKRGFTPLPGVFCHLDWKEPGVPGQRDHLLDFHIKSLRGDPIPAALLHNDQDED